In Mycobacterium sp. Aquia_213, the sequence ACCTGGCCGTGCTCAAGGTCGACAACGTCGACAACCTGAGCGTGGCGCGGCTCGGCGACTCGGACAAGGTCCGTGTCGGCGACGAGGTGATCGCCGCGGGTGCACCGCTGGGCCTGCGCAGCACCGTGACGCACGGCATCATCAGCGCACTGCACCGACCCGTCCCGTTGTCGGGGGAGGGATCTGACACCGACACCGTCATCGACGCCCTGCAGACGGATGCCTCGATCAACCACGGCAACTCCGGCGGTCCGCTGATCGACATGGACTCTCAGGTGATCGGCATCGATACCGCAGGAAAGTCGTTGTCCGACAGCGCAAGTGGTCTGGGCTTCGCGATCCCGGTCAACGAGGTCAAGTCGGTGGCGCAGACCCTGATCAAAGACGGCAAGATCGTGCACCCGACGCTCGGCGTCAGCACCCGCTCGGTGAGCAACTCGATCGCCGCCGGGGCCCAGGTCGCCAACGTGAAGGCGGGCAGCCCGGCGCAAAAGGGCGGAATCCTGGAAAACGACGTCATCGTCAAGGTCGGTACCCGCAAGGTCGCCGACGCCGACGAGTTCGTCGTCGCCGTGCGTCAGCTGACCATCGGGCAGGACGCCCCGATCGAGGTGGTCCGCGATGGCCGCAACGTCACACTGACCGTCAAACCCGACCCCGACAACGGCTAATGTTCGCCAATGTCGGCTGGGGGGAGATGCTCGTCCTCGTCGTGGTCGGGCTGGTAATCCTTGGCCCGGAACGACTTCCGGGTGCGATCCGCTGGGCGTCGACCGCGTTGCGTCAGGCCCGTGACTACCTCAGCGGCGTCACCAGCCAGCTGCGCGAGGACATCGGGCCCGAGTTCGACGACCTGCGCGGCCCGCTGAGCGAGCTACAGAAATTGCGCGGCATGACGCCGCGCGCGGCGCTGACCAAACATCTGCTGGACGGCGACGATTCGCTGTTCACCGGTAATTTCGAGCGGCCCGTCAACGGCGCCGCGCCGCAGCCGTCGGCCGAATCCCCGGGGCCGAACGGGAGCCCGACGTTCGGGGTCGGGCAGCACGGCCCGGCGCCGTTCGACACCGACGCCACCTGAACGGCCGCTAGTGCCGGGTCGGGTCGAGTCCCAGTGACACGCCTGCCAATCCACGCTTTCGCGCCGACAGCTTGTCGGCGATACCGCGCAGCTCCTTGCCCACCGGCGAATCGGGCGCGCTGAGCACGATCGGCACACCGGAATCGCCGGCGGCGACCAGCGCCGGATCCAGCGGGATCTGACCAAGCAGCGGCACGTCGGCGCCCACCGCGCGGGAGAGGCGCTCGGCGACCTGCTCGCCGCCACCCTCGCCGAACACCTGCATGGTCGAGCCGTCCGGCAGGACCAGCCCAGACATGTTTTCGACGACGCCGACGATGCGCTGGCGGGTCTGCAGCGCGATGCTGCCGGCCCGTTCGGCGACTTCGGCGGCGGCCAGCTGTGGCGTGGTCACGACCAGGATTTCCGCATTGGGGATCAGCTGGGCCACCGAGATGGCGATGTCGCCGGTGCCGGGCGGCAGATCGAGCAGCAGTACGTCCAGATCGCCCCAATAGACGTCGGCCAGGAACTGCTGCAACGCCCGGTGCAGCATCGGCCCGCGCCACACCACCGGGGTGTTGCCCTCGGTGAACTGGGCGATCGAGATGACCTTCACCTCGTGGGCAATCGGCGGCAGGATCATCGACTCGACCTGGGTGGGCCGGTCGGTGGTGCCCATCATCCGGGGAATCGAATGGCCGTGGATGTCGGCGTCGAGCACGCCGACCGATAGACCGCGTGCGGCCATCGCGGCGGCCAGATTGACCGTGACGCTCGACTTTCCGACGCCGCCCTTGCCGGACGCGACCGCGTAGACCCGGGTCAGCGAGCTGGGCTGGGCGAACGGGATGACGGGCTCGCTGGCGTCGCCGCGCAACTGCTTACGCAGCTCGGTGCGCTGCTCGTCGTTCATCACGTCGAGGCTGACTTTCACCGCACCGGTGCCGGGGACGTCGGCGACGGCCTGGCTGACGCGGTCGGTGATTTCGGTCTTCTTCGGGCAGGCCTCGGTGGTCAGGTAGATCCCGACGTGCACGCCGCCGTCGGACGCGATATCGATGCTCTTGACCATCCCGAGTTCGGTGATGGGACGCCGCAATTCGGGGTCGATCACCTTGCCCAGTGCGGTGCGGATGGCTGCGTTCAACTCGGCAGTGTCATGACGGGACATCACCGCCGAGTGTAGGCGTCTCGGCTTTTGCCCCGCTGGCAGGCGTCAGGCGGGCGGAACGGATGCGTGCGGAGCAGACGCCTGAGGAGCCGGCGCTGGTGCTGCAGGCGCCTGAGGAGCGGGCGGCGGCGGTGGTGCGAACGGCGGCGGTGGTACGGCCTGCGGCGCCCACGGCGGGGCGGCGTTCGGCGGCGGGGCCAGTGGTCCAAACGGCTGCGGTCCCAGCTGCGGTCCACCCGGCGGCGGGGTTTGCGAGTTGATGCAGATCACCGTGCACCCGGGCATGTGCCCCTGCGTCGGCGCCTGGGCGGGCGGTGTCATCCAGGGGAACATCGGCGACGACGGGCTGAGCTGCTGCGGCGGCTGGCCGGTCAGGTCGATCAGCGGCATCCGCGCCATCGGGTCGTCCTGCGGCAGGCCGATCATGTTGATCGGCAGGCCGGGCCCGAGTCCCTCGGGGTGCTCGTCGTGTGCGTTGCCAAGCGGGGGCGGCGGTCCCGTGATCGGCGGCAGGTCGACCGGAACCACGCCGGTGGCGTAGGCCGCGGCCCAGCCCAGCACGTTCTGCGCGTAGGGCGTCGAGTTGTTGTAGCGCAGGATCGCGGCCATCACCCCTGCGGGGTCGCGCAGGTTCAGCCCGCCGCTGCACAAGTAGCGGGCGGCCGTCAGCGTGGAGTCGAACAGGTTCTGCGGGTCGGCCACGCCGTCGCCGTCGCCGTCGGCGGCGTAGCGAGCCCAGGTGCCGGGCAAGAACTGCATGGGCCCCATCGCGCGGGCATACGTGACGCGATTGCCGACGCTGCTGGAGACGATGACCTCGTTGCCGGGCAACGTGCCGTCCAGTGAGGGGCCGTAGATCGGGGTGACCGCGGTGCCGCGGGCGTCGACCGCGCCGCCGCCGGCGTGCCCGGATTCGATGCGCCCGATGCCGGCCAGCAAGTTCCAGCTGACGCCGCACCCGGGCTCGGATATTGACATCTTTTGTTCGGCGTTGCGGTAGGCGGTCAGCGCCATCATCGGAATGCCCAGCGCGCCAGGCGCATTCACCACCCTCGGCGGTGGCGGTGCCGAGGTGGCGCCCGCCGCGACGTGGAAGGCCGTCGGCGCCCGGTCGATGGCGATGACCACTGGTCCGGACAGGTCGGGAACAGTGGGGGACACGGCGGCGACCGGGGTGATGACGGCATGCACCGACGGGATGGGGCTCTTTCCGTGTCCGTGCAACGGCTCAGGCGTGGCGCCGACGGCACCCGCGAACACCAGCGGACTGATCACGGCAACGCTGAATGCCTGTGCCCGAGTTACCGGAAGCCCCCGCTTCCGCACCGCCGCGACGGCCGGGTGTGCACTTGAGCGACCCCCTATGCGCACTCCACCGTCCTAGGTATGTGGGTCGCCGGGGACGCTGTGAGCTGCCGGAAACCTGTTCTTAGCCTCGTGAACTAGATCACCATACATAACTCTTGTGACGGGAGTGGCGCAATGGTGGATTCGGTATTCACGGGGATCTCTTAGTGGTCCGCCGCAGGTCCGCCGGGGGTCAGGACCGGGCCGTCACCGCCGCGACGGGGGCTCCTCCATCGGGATGTGCGCGTCCGGGCCGGTCAGCAGGGTGCGCAGTTCTTCCAGCTCATCGCGCAGATATTCGCGGGTGACGACCTCGCCGATCGCCAACCGCAGCGCGGCGAGCTCACGGGTTAAGTATTCGGTGTCGGCTTTGGTCTGGGCGGCGCGGCGACGGTCTTCTTCGAGTGTGACCCGGTCCCGGTTCTCTTGACGGTTCTGGGCCAGCAGGATCAGTGGCGCGGCGTAGGCGGCCTGCGTGGAGAAGGCCAGATTCAGCAGGATGAACGGGTACGGGTCGAAGCGCAAACTCACCGCGGCCAGGTTCACCGCGATCCACACAATCACGATGAGGGTCTGGATCAGCAGGTAGCGGCCGGTGCCGAAGAAGCGTGCGATCGCCTCGGTGCTCTGGCCGACGGTTTCTGGGTCCACGCGCAGTGAGATCCCGCGTGATGTCCGCGGGGTGTACAGCCGCCGCACCGGCGGTGATTTGCTCACGAGGCCCCCTCGGTCGCATCGGCGCCTCTGACAACGGCGGTCAGCTCTTGGGCGCGCGCGCGCCAATCGTGCGGCAGTAGGTGATCGAGCAGGTCGTCCACGGTGACCGCCCCCAGCAGGTGGCGTTGGTCGTCGACGACGGGTCCGCACACCAGGTTGTAGGCGGCGAGGTAACGCGTCACGGAGGCCAGGGTGGTCTCCGGCGCCAGGGTGAGCAGATCACTGTCGACGATTCCGCCGACCAAATCGCTCGGCGGTTCGCGAAGGAGTTTCTGCAGCGGGACGCAGCCCAGGTACTTCCCGGTCGGCGTGGCCGTCGGTGGACGCGTCACGAACACCATGGACGACAGCGCGGGGGTGAGGTCGGGATCGCGGACCAGGGCCAGTGCCTCGGCCACCGTGGTGTCGGCGGTCAGCACCACCGGGTCGGACGTCATCAACCCGCCCGCGGTGTCGGGGGAGTGCTTCAAAAGCCTTCGCACCGGGGCGGATTCGTCGGGGTCCATCCGGGCCAGCAGCAGCTCGGCATCGGTCGGATTCAGCTCGCCGAGCAGGTCGGCGGCATCGTCGGGGTCCATCTCCTCGAGCACGTCGGCCGCGCGTTCGGTGCCCAGGTGCGACAGCGCATCGGCCTGTTCCGACTCGGGCAACTCCTGCAGGATGTCGGCCAATCGGTCGTCGCTCAGGGCCGTGAACACCTCGGTGCGCCGCTTGGCCGGCAGCCCACGAATGGCGTCGGCCACGTCGACCGCGCGGCGTCCCTCGAATTGGTTGAGCAGTTGTGCCACCGCCTGGCCGGGCATCGCCAACGCCGACGGCGTCAATCCGTGCACGCTTTGCCAGTCGACCACGTGCGCCGGCCCGCGCCGTCCGAGCCGACGCTGGCTTCGCACGGCGATCCTGGTCACCAGCCAGTCGCGGGTCCGGGATTGTTCGATGCCCAGGTCGGTGATCACGACGTCGCGCCCGACCAGCTCCGGGAGTTCGGGGTCGTTGACCGTGACGGGAGTGTCGAGGATCTGACCGATCGCCAGCACCTCGCCCGGACGCTGTTCGAAGTGGCGCAGGGACACGCTTCCGGTGTTCAGCGTCACAGCGTTGGGCTCGATCGCGGCGACCCGCAGAATCGGGATGAAGATGCTGCGGCGCGTCGCCAAATCGACGACCAGGCCCAACACCCGTGGTTGCTGACGGACGATGCTGATGCTGATCACGACATCGCGGATGCGGCCGAAGTTTTCGCCCATTGGACCCAACACCAACATCCGCGCCAGCCGCGCCACGTACACCCTGTTGACCGATGCCATGGGAGAGAGCCTAGGCAGCCAGTCGCGCGATGGCAGCGAACCGGCTCTGGCGAGCCTCGCTAATGGGAATGCACCGCAAAAATCATCACGATCAGAGCCACGACCAGGGTCGCGATGCCGATCACAATGCCGGCGACGGCCATGCCGTATCCGTCTTGGCGCGTCCGCTTGATCTGGTCGAGCGCGATCGTGCCCAGCACGATCGCCACGATCCCGCCGACGCAGCAGAACAAGCCGGTGAACGACGAGATCAGCGCCGCGATCGCCATCCCGTTCGTCCCGGACTGGACGGCCTGAGGCGACCAGTAGTCGCCCGGATAATCCGGTGCCGGGTAATAGCCGCCGGGATACGGCGGAGGACCGTAGCCCGGTGGTGGGCCGCCGAATTGCGCCGGCCCCGGCGGGTAGGACGGGCCGCCTGGCGGCTGCTGATAGCCGAACGGTGGGGTGTACTGCGGGTAGTCGATGGTCGGCGAGTACGGCGGGGGCGGATAGTCCGCCGGTGGCGGCGCTCCCGG encodes:
- a CDS encoding DUF4190 domain-containing protein, with the translated sequence MTAPGGASGEDAADPHAAGGQRPEQPGWAAPWDSPGAPPPADYPPPPYSPTIDYPQYTPPFGYQQPPGGPSYPPGPAQFGGPPPGYGPPPYPGGYYPAPDYPGDYWSPQAVQSGTNGMAIAALISSFTGLFCCVGGIVAIVLGTIALDQIKRTRQDGYGMAVAGIVIGIATLVVALIVMIFAVHSH
- the tatB gene encoding Sec-independent protein translocase protein TatB translates to MFANVGWGEMLVLVVVGLVILGPERLPGAIRWASTALRQARDYLSGVTSQLREDIGPEFDDLRGPLSELQKLRGMTPRAALTKHLLDGDDSLFTGNFERPVNGAAPQPSAESPGPNGSPTFGVGQHGPAPFDTDAT
- a CDS encoding DUF1003 domain-containing protein, translated to MSKSPPVRRLYTPRTSRGISLRVDPETVGQSTEAIARFFGTGRYLLIQTLIVIVWIAVNLAAVSLRFDPYPFILLNLAFSTQAAYAAPLILLAQNRQENRDRVTLEEDRRRAAQTKADTEYLTRELAALRLAIGEVVTREYLRDELEELRTLLTGPDAHIPMEEPPSRR
- a CDS encoding Mrp/NBP35 family ATP-binding protein; this translates as MSRHDTAELNAAIRTALGKVIDPELRRPITELGMVKSIDIASDGGVHVGIYLTTEACPKKTEITDRVSQAVADVPGTGAVKVSLDVMNDEQRTELRKQLRGDASEPVIPFAQPSSLTRVYAVASGKGGVGKSSVTVNLAAAMAARGLSVGVLDADIHGHSIPRMMGTTDRPTQVESMILPPIAHEVKVISIAQFTEGNTPVVWRGPMLHRALQQFLADVYWGDLDVLLLDLPPGTGDIAISVAQLIPNAEILVVTTPQLAAAEVAERAGSIALQTRQRIVGVVENMSGLVLPDGSTMQVFGEGGGEQVAERLSRAVGADVPLLGQIPLDPALVAAGDSGVPIVLSAPDSPVGKELRGIADKLSARKRGLAGVSLGLDPTRH
- a CDS encoding lytic transglycosylase domain-containing protein — translated: MRIGGRSSAHPAVAAVRKRGLPVTRAQAFSVAVISPLVFAGAVGATPEPLHGHGKSPIPSVHAVITPVAAVSPTVPDLSGPVVIAIDRAPTAFHVAAGATSAPPPPRVVNAPGALGIPMMALTAYRNAEQKMSISEPGCGVSWNLLAGIGRIESGHAGGGAVDARGTAVTPIYGPSLDGTLPGNEVIVSSSVGNRVTYARAMGPMQFLPGTWARYAADGDGDGVADPQNLFDSTLTAARYLCSGGLNLRDPAGVMAAILRYNNSTPYAQNVLGWAAAYATGVVPVDLPPITGPPPPLGNAHDEHPEGLGPGLPINMIGLPQDDPMARMPLIDLTGQPPQQLSPSSPMFPWMTPPAQAPTQGHMPGCTVICINSQTPPPGGPQLGPQPFGPLAPPPNAAPPWAPQAVPPPPFAPPPPPAPQAPAAPAPAPQASAPHASVPPA